One genomic window of Malaciobacter molluscorum LMG 25693 includes the following:
- a CDS encoding tetratricopeptide repeat protein — protein MIKKLFLTLAITLSCSLYAKQHMSKSTYNSLTNAQKLMEENKLNKAKTILDELLKQDKNAYEKSYILQTLSNIYITNNKYEKVAKIYEQIIKLNAFEPKSIDSIKYSLAKIYLSIEKYKKSLKISESLLNSKFIKKEDIYENLILGYYYNKKYKKAIDYSNRYMSIKKQIEESWYKILYSSYIEIKDYNGALSTMEKMVKIFNTNEQYWVQLASLYQQKDRLKKSLSTLELAYKNNILTKKDNILYFINILLQNDVYNKAGILLTKAINQKLIEEDKKTFEILLTCYINAKEIDLAIKKLESSQFANENKYKMILANLYYNKEQYNKSIKIVDSMKTKTNSKVDGEKQILKALCYYELNNKTQSIKTLEKVVNNPYHKKRARSILKELRS, from the coding sequence ATGATAAAAAAATTATTTTTAACTTTAGCAATTACTTTAAGTTGTAGTTTATATGCAAAACAACATATGTCAAAAAGTACATATAATAGTTTAACAAATGCTCAAAAACTCATGGAAGAAAATAAGTTAAATAAAGCAAAAACTATTTTAGATGAACTACTTAAGCAAGATAAAAATGCGTATGAGAAATCATATATTTTACAAACACTTTCTAATATTTACATAACAAATAATAAATATGAAAAAGTTGCAAAAATATATGAACAAATTATAAAATTAAATGCATTTGAGCCTAAAAGCATCGATAGTATAAAATACTCTTTAGCAAAAATATATCTTTCAATTGAAAAATATAAAAAGAGTTTAAAAATATCAGAATCTTTATTAAATAGTAAGTTTATAAAAAAAGAAGATATTTATGAAAATCTAATTCTTGGATATTATTATAATAAAAAATATAAAAAAGCTATTGATTATTCAAATAGATATATGTCTATAAAAAAACAAATAGAAGAATCATGGTATAAAATTTTATATTCATCTTATATTGAAATAAAAGACTATAATGGTGCTTTGAGTACAATGGAAAAAATGGTTAAGATATTTAATACAAATGAACAATATTGGGTTCAATTAGCTTCATTGTACCAACAAAAAGATAGATTAAAAAAATCATTATCAACTTTAGAACTAGCATATAAAAATAATATATTAACAAAAAAAGACAATATTTTATACTTTATAAATATTTTATTACAAAATGATGTTTATAATAAAGCAGGTATTCTTTTAACAAAAGCTATAAATCAAAAACTAATAGAAGAAGATAAAAAAACATTTGAAATATTATTAACTTGCTATATCAATGCAAAAGAGATAGATTTAGCTATAAAAAAATTAGAATCATCACAATTTGCAAATGAAAATAAATATAAAATGATACTTGCTAATTTATATTATAATAAAGAACAATATAATAAAAGTATTAAAATAGTTGATTCAATGAAAACAAAAACAAATAGTAAAGTTGATGGAGAAAAACAGATATTAAAAGCTTTATGTTATTATGAACTTAATAATAAAACACAAAGTATAAAAACACTTGAAAAAGTAGTTAATAATCCCTACCATAAAAAAAGAGCAAGAAGTATTTTAAAAGAATTAAGAAGTTAA